Proteins encoded together in one Penicillium digitatum chromosome 1, complete sequence window:
- a CDS encoding ATP dependent RNA helicase, putative, with protein MPPSSKKKKKPASNPARGFATVSMPSKPKPEAITTPYSATEESKATPETEPQPERTAVRTTDATAPQTTSSLQDYTPEELEKHLEEAELQILVDKYAVKCKNDAARQATKLDNERRIFRQQSATLSLLEWLPTDIQDKIIELAGTEEHDYLIASGRITSSKQAGSEEDLYNKLWTLKETLLKLNFPENRVEDALKHVLQYFAGNSTSAGRDVVWNLDEAIEWLATHSDKNELPSYTQTIARQLRDTDSVTSWMTESKASGTSTPVSSQNRSKQGKKKDDWKAAKVAPPISYDSDSSVDPDIMVPEWLELQTQLYSLQPDLFDRPGKGKKGRGGAGNLSDDPETSKLQRKIAKIERDVLFERREAEYIWEQKLDELKKDASFIRRPVGRKKKSPTDAEEQPKPEIDEELDPALLAIDGMEDALGDLFQGETEDSGSILGIPPPETQISFTLRDFGKSTGLSPRRVLEETCKSKDSSCVVVYQDFSSSSHSNRKALEVRWSKPQEAPFPLAVESIAHKSNSLATFVSMDALATPNAQQAEGYVSTLALFILFPQNSKEGKAYLRLPAVWRELWTEFATLQKTQQDEIDKTTVKELKLLIQENQGTFEDDVVLSDNFRKRNGVGSKPGNPMKGSARDNFASVDDRLKEAWMATSSTPSYHRMMQGRMNLPIWGFKDEILNTLDDHGTLIICSETGSGKSTQIPSFILEHEMIQGRPCKIYVTEPRRISAISLARRVSEELGESKNDVGTNRSLVGFAVRLESKFTQSTPLIYATTGVVVRMLERPDDFQDITHVVLDEVHERTIDSDFLLIVLRRLMEKRPDLKLILMSATLDAQRFSNYLGGVPVLNIPGRTFPVEMKYLEDAVEMTNYRLSEDAQQTVLDDDMDDPPTDADTIGGLQASLDGYSRETKETVINIDEYRLDYDLIKRLLLKIATAPEMAHYSKAILIFMPGLAEIRRLNDEILSEPIFQRGWVVHTLHSSIASEDQEKAFNVPPEGTRKIVIATNIAETGITIPDITAVVDAGKEKIMRFDERRQLSRLVESFISRANAKQRRGRAGRVQNGICFHLFTKHRHEKLLSEQQTPELLRLSLQDLVLRVKICKLGEVEQTLLEALDPPSSKNIRRAIDSLKEVKALTSNESLTSLGTQLAKLPLDVFLGKMIIHGAFFRCLDATVSIAAILSSKSPFVNTIGSNSQRDGARASFRRGDSDLLTVYNAYCSWRRTRSTPGSNEYAFCRKNFLSAQTLLAIEDIKMQLIVSIADAGLLTLDASQKVTLNRARSNSRNRQFFIIPEVFDINSNNDVVINSVIAWSFYPKLLTREGKGWRNVGNNQTVTLPAVSVNKRADSSVKWLSYYSIMARARNLNAHDTSAVDDFAIALLCGDAEFKMYSGVVSIDANRIRFAVRDWRSMLALKILNSRLREILSNTFRNPHRPLSYKHQQWIDIWQQVFAQAGKR; from the exons ATGCCGCCGAGcagcaagaaaaagaagaagcccgCCTCCAATCCGGCTCGAGGCTTTGCAACGGTCTCTATGCCCTCGAAGCCTAAGCCAGAAGCAATAACAACACCGTATTCAGCTACCGAAGAATCAAAAGCCACGCCAGAAACCGAGCCGCAGCCTGAACGCACTGCCGTTCGCACTACAGATGCCACTGCACCACAAACAACCTCCTCGTTACAAGACTACACACCGGAGGAGCTGGAAAAGCATCTGGAAGAAGCAGAGCTTCAGATTTTGGTTGATAAATACGCTGTCAAGTGTAAAAATGACGCTGCGCGCCAGGCCACCAAGCTGGACAACGAACGCCGCATTTTCCGACAGCAATCAGCAACGTTGAGCCTTCTGGAGTGGCTACCGACAGATATTCAAGACAAAATTATTGAACTGGCCGGTACAGAAGAACACGACTATCTTATAGCAAGTGGACGGATCACAAGTTCAAAACAGGCTGGCTCTGAGGAGGATCTATACAACAAGCTTTGGACCTTGAAGGAAACCCTGCTCAAACTCAACTTCCCAGAAAACCGCGTCGAGGATGCACTGAAGCATGTTTTGCAATATTTTGCTGGCAACTCAACCAGTGCCGGTCGGGATGTTGTGTGGAACCTTGATGAAGCAATTGAATGGTTGGCTACGCACAGTGATAAGAATGAATTGCCCTCTTATACACAGACGATTGCTCGCCAGCTGAGAGATACGGACAGTGTCACCTCATGGATGACAG AATCGAAAGCTTCAGGAACCTCGACTCCTGTTTCATCCCAAAATCGAAGCAAgcaaggaaagaagaaggatgACTGGAAGGCAGCAAAGGTTGCCCCTCCTATTTCATATGACTCGGACAGCTCAGTCGACCCAGACATCATGGTTCCCGAATGGCTGGAGCTGCAGACTCAGCTTTACAGCCTGCAGCCAGATCTCTTTGATCGCCCCGGAAAGGGTAAGAAAGGTCGCGGTGGCGCTGGAAACCTCTCAGATGACCCTGAAACCTCTAAACTACAGCGGAAGATTGCCAAGATCGAACGTGATGTCCTATTTGAACGCCGAGAAGCAGAGTACATTTGGGAGCAAAAGCTTGACGAGCTAAAAAAAGATGCTTCATTTATTCGGCGCCCGGTGGgcagaaagaaaaagtcTCCGACCGATGCAGAAGAACAGCCAAAACCCGAGATTGACGAAGAGCTAGATCCGGCCCTCCTTGCGATCGACGGAATGGAGGACGCCCTTGGGGATTTGTTCCAAGGCGAAACTGAGGATTCAGGCTCGATCTTAGGTATTCCCCCTCCAGAGACCCAGATCTCATTCACACTCCGCGACTTCGGAAAATCGACAGGCCTGAGCCCACGACGAGTCTTGGAAGAGACCTGCAAATCAAAAGACTCATCGTGCGTGGTTGTCTACCAAGACTTCTCCTCTTCAAGTCATTCAAACAGAAAGGCTCTCGAAGTGCGATGGTCAAAGCCCCAAGAAGCCCCATTCCCGTTAGCAGTGGAATCGATTGCACACAAGTCAAATTCTCTGGCTACTTTCGTGTCAATGGATGCCCTTGCAACACCGAATGCGCAGCAGGCTGAGGGGTACGTATCGACTTTGGCTTTGTTCATTTTGTTCCCCCAGAATTCCAAGGAGGGCAAGGCCTACCTGCGGTTGCCGGCGGTTTGGAGAGAACTTTGGACTGAGTTTGCAACACTGCAGAAGACCCAACAGGATGAAATCGACAAAACTACAGTGAAGGAGTTGAAACTTCTGATCCAAGAGAACCAAGGCACCTTCGAAGATGATGTTGTTCTATCTGACAACTTCCGGAAGAGAAACGGCGTTGGTAGCAAGCCAGGCAACCCGATGAAGGGGTCTGCGCGCGACAATTTCGCAAGTGTTGATGACCGCCTGAAAGAAGCATGGATGGCTACATCGTCGACGCCTTCCTATCATCGCATGATGCAGGGGAGAATGAACCTCCCAATATGGGGATTCAAAGATGAGATCCTGAACACGCTCGATGATCATGGAACTTTGATCATTTGCAGTGAAACAGGTAGTGGAAAGAGTACACAGATTCCGTCTTTTATTCTCGAGCATGAGATGATCCAAGGCCGACCATGCAAGATCTATGTGACCGAGCCCCGCCGTATCTCTGCAATCTCGCTTGCTCGGCGTGTCAGCGAGGAGCTTGGAGAGAGCAAGAACGACGTGGGCACGAACAGATCACTCGTTGGATTTGCAGTACGGTTGGAGAGCAAGTTTACTCAATCAACGCCATTGATTTATGC AACCACGGGAGTGGTTGTACGAATGCTCGAGCGGCCCGATGACTTCCAAGACATTACTCATGTGGTTCTCGATGAGGTTCACGAGCGCACTATCGACAGTGACTTCCTTCTGATCGTACTCCGACGACTCATGGAGAAGCGACCCGACCTTAAACTTATCCTCATGTCAGCCACCCTCGATGCCCAACGTTTCTCAAATTATCTCGGCGGGGTGCCAGTTCTGAACATCCCAGGGCGAACTTTCCCTGTAGAAATGAAGTATCTGGAGGATGCGGTCGAGATGACCAACTACCGTTTGTCGGAGGACGCCCAGCAGACAGTCCTCGACGATGATATGGATGACCCACCCACGGATGCCGACACCATAGGAGGTCTCCAAGCCAGTCTTGATGGGTACTCTAGGGAGACCAAGGAGACTGTCATCAACATCGACGAATACAGGCTCGACTATGACTTGATCAAGAGATTGCTTCTGAAGATTGCTACGGCCCCGGAGATGGCTCACTACAGCAAGGCGATCCTGATCTTCATGCCTGGTCTGGCGGAAATCCGTCGCCTGAACGACGAGATCCTGTCCGAGCCCATTTTCCAGAGGGGCTGGGTTGTGCACACACTTCACTCTTCCATTGCCAGTGAAGACCAAGAAAAGGCCTTCAACGTCCCCCCAGAAGGCACAAGAAAGATTGTTATTGCAACGAATATTGCGGAAACAGGAATCACCATCCCGGACATCACGGCCGTGGTCGATGCAGGCAAGGAGAAGATCATGCGATTCGATGAGAGACGCCAATTGTCCCGTCTGGTCGAGTCATTCATTTCGCGTGCGAACGCTAAACAACGTCGCGGTCGTGCTGGACGTGTTCAGAACGGTATCTGCTTCCACCTGTTCACTAAACATCGTCATGAAAAGTTGCTTTCTGAACAGCAAACCCCTGAGTTGCTGCGCCTTTCTTTGCAGGATCTGGTGCTCCGTGTGAAGATCTGCAAGTTGGGAGAAGTGGAGCAGACACTTCTCGAGGCTCTTGACCCGCCGTCCTCGAAAAATATTCGCCGCGCCATTGATTCATTGAAGGAAGTAAAAGCCTTGACGAGCAACGAGAGTCTAACCTCTCTCGGCACACAACTAGCTAAGTTGCCCCTGGatgtcttcctcggcaagATGATCATTCATGGAGCTTTCTTCCGGTGCTTGGATGCAACCGTCAGCATTGCAGCTATTCTTTCTTCCAAGTCGCCATTTGTGAACACAATCGGATCCAATTCACAACGCGATGGCGCACGGGCATCTTTCCGAAGAG GTGACTCGGATCTCTTGACCGTATACAACGCCTATTGCAGTTGGAGACGCACAAGAAGCACCCCTGGGTCCAACGAGTATGCTTTCTGTCGAAAGAACTTCCTCAGTGCTCAGACATTGCTGGCGATCGAGGACATCAAAATGCAATTGATAGTGTCAATTGCAGATGCAGGTCTTCTAACCCTGGATGCATCACAGAAAGTGACCCTCAACCG TGCACGCTCCAACAGCCGAAACCGCCAATTCTTCATAATCCCTGAAGTTTTCGACATCAACAGCAATAACGATGTTGTGATTAACTCGGTCATCGCTTGGAGTTTCTATCCTAAGCTTCTGACGCGCGAAGGCAAGGGCTGGCGCAACGTTGGTAACAACCAGACGGTCACACTACCCGCCGTTTCTGTCAACAAGAGGGCGGACTCGTCCGTCAAATGGCTGTCGTACTACAGCATCATGGCACGTGCCCGCAATCTCAACGCGCATGATACCAGTGCAGTGGACGATTTCGCTATAGCTTTGCTGTGTGGTGATGCTGAGTTCAAG